The proteins below are encoded in one region of Levilactobacillus namurensis:
- a CDS encoding ABC transporter ATP-binding protein, translating to MDNAYKIKVQNVTKEYDLYKSQSEKLRSFFSLSNTKVPHFWSLMGISLEVKSGETLGLIGVNGSGKSTLSNIISGIIPQTTGVVDVRGDTSIIAIGAGLRGNLTGLENIRLKALMQGLTNPEIDALMDDIVSFADIGDFLYQPVKSYSSGMKSRLGFSIAVHVNPDILIIDEALSVGDDTFYQKCVDKIAEFKEEGKTIVFVSHSLKQIEILCDRVAWIHYGTLKEIGETKTVVKHYRAFTKWFKAQTKKEKKLFQRQMKENQKAFDIDAYQKQVTEERQQAEPDQPNVAATVKKEFYGSVISEKMSLGNRILTTVVGIVFVLACLVNVSGHTLGDVVQHPGNLIHPETVLHDPNATNSVK from the coding sequence ATGGATAATGCCTACAAAATTAAAGTCCAAAATGTGACGAAGGAATACGACCTGTACAAGAGTCAGTCCGAAAAACTCCGTTCATTTTTCTCGTTGAGCAACACGAAGGTGCCGCATTTCTGGTCCCTAATGGGAATCTCACTGGAGGTCAAGTCCGGTGAGACCTTGGGCCTGATTGGGGTTAACGGTTCCGGGAAGTCGACGCTGTCGAACATCATTTCCGGAATCATCCCGCAGACCACCGGGGTCGTGGATGTCCGGGGCGATACCTCGATCATCGCGATTGGGGCCGGCTTACGGGGCAACCTGACGGGGCTGGAGAACATTCGGTTAAAAGCACTGATGCAGGGGCTGACCAATCCCGAGATCGATGCGTTGATGGACGACATCGTCTCCTTTGCGGATATTGGTGATTTCTTGTATCAACCGGTCAAGAGTTACTCCTCCGGGATGAAGTCCCGGTTGGGCTTCTCGATTGCGGTCCACGTGAACCCGGACATCTTGATCATTGATGAAGCCCTGTCCGTGGGGGATGACACCTTCTACCAGAAGTGTGTTGATAAGATTGCGGAATTCAAGGAAGAGGGCAAGACCATCGTCTTCGTCAGTCATTCCTTGAAGCAGATTGAAATCTTATGTGACCGGGTTGCCTGGATCCATTATGGGACCCTGAAGGAAATTGGCGAGACCAAGACCGTGGTCAAGCACTACCGGGCCTTCACCAAGTGGTTCAAGGCGCAGACCAAGAAGGAAAAGAAGCTGTTCCAGCGGCAGATGAAGGAGAACCAAAAGGCCTTTGACATTGACGCCTACCAGAAACAAGTCACGGAAGAACGGCAACAGGCCGAACCGGACCAGCCCAACGTGGCGGCGACCGTTAAGAAGGAATTCTATGGGTCGGTGATTAGCGAAAAGATGAGTCTGGGGAACCGGATCCTGACCACGGTGGTGGGTATCGTGTTTGTCCTGGCTTGCTTGGTGAACGTTTCGGGCCATACGTTGGGCGACGTGGTTCAGCATCCCGGGAATTTAATTCATCCCGAAACGGTGCTGCATGACCCCAACGCCACGAATTCAGTTAAATAA
- a CDS encoding glycoside hydrolase family 73 protein, whose protein sequence is MMRTKRWLITALVVSAGVGSAVGLTSHAATTTNPQNFISSLKSPVQTVANQYKLYPSVMMAQAALESGWGTSQLTLQANNYFGIKGSYNGQSVTMQTSEYDANGQLYYTDANFRKYPNAKASMTDNAKLLRNGTSYNPTIYSGTWRENAATYADAANALTNTYATAPTYGASLIALITQYNLSSLDGDAAASSSSSSASSSSNSSDGNSVTPQPVYAQAKYHGATGNQMGRLGTKYRSYRLYNHIKGTWAKVTKTAWTKVHAYVGQPVYFDMRGVKQNPETGKKTTWYRVRFSTSKSAKKYWVYTKALTLPKVTYTSGQAKVKLSATAKGSYYDHVYNSTYLAKSQGSLKDLANQTYTADNQAVKTQDGVASTWYRIKVGDKKYWVASATQKVSPDYDYAAYTAASGTKKLGKKFAKYHLYNHVKKTHFNQVQLKWPAKAKVGTKVTVNQKATKPKYQTTWYRIQFKGDSTNYWVDAKALS, encoded by the coding sequence ATGATGCGAACAAAACGATGGCTGATTACCGCGCTGGTAGTAAGTGCGGGTGTCGGCAGTGCGGTAGGGTTGACGAGTCATGCGGCGACAACCACGAACCCACAGAACTTTATTTCCTCATTGAAGAGCCCCGTGCAAACGGTGGCCAATCAATACAAACTTTATCCATCGGTCATGATGGCTCAGGCGGCGTTGGAAAGTGGCTGGGGAACCAGTCAGCTGACGCTGCAAGCCAATAACTACTTTGGTATCAAAGGGAGTTATAACGGCCAATCGGTCACCATGCAGACGTCCGAATACGACGCGAACGGGCAGCTGTACTATACGGATGCTAACTTCCGGAAGTATCCCAACGCTAAGGCGTCCATGACCGATAACGCGAAGTTGTTGCGGAACGGAACCAGTTACAATCCGACCATTTATAGTGGCACTTGGCGCGAGAATGCGGCAACCTATGCCGATGCGGCCAATGCGTTGACCAATACTTACGCCACGGCGCCGACCTATGGCGCGAGTCTGATTGCGTTGATTACGCAGTATAATCTGAGCAGTCTAGACGGCGATGCGGCAGCCAGCAGTTCGAGTTCCAGCGCCAGTTCCAGTTCAAATTCGAGCGATGGTAACAGTGTTACGCCTCAGCCCGTTTATGCCCAAGCGAAGTACCATGGTGCCACGGGTAACCAGATGGGCCGGTTAGGGACCAAGTATCGCAGCTACCGACTGTACAACCACATCAAGGGCACCTGGGCTAAGGTCACCAAGACGGCTTGGACCAAGGTTCACGCCTACGTGGGCCAACCCGTCTACTTTGACATGCGGGGTGTTAAGCAGAACCCGGAGACGGGCAAGAAGACCACTTGGTACCGCGTCCGCTTCAGTACCAGTAAATCCGCAAAAAAGTATTGGGTCTACACCAAGGCCTTAACCTTGCCTAAGGTGACTTATACCAGCGGTCAAGCCAAGGTCAAGCTGAGTGCGACAGCCAAGGGTAGCTACTACGATCACGTCTATAATTCGACGTACTTGGCCAAGTCGCAGGGGAGCCTTAAGGACCTCGCCAATCAGACCTATACGGCGGATAATCAGGCGGTCAAGACCCAAGATGGCGTCGCCAGTACCTGGTACCGAATCAAGGTCGGCGACAAGAAGTACTGGGTCGCGTCGGCCACCCAAAAAGTTAGTCCCGATTACGACTACGCAGCCTATACGGCGGCGAGTGGGACTAAGAAGCTGGGAAAGAAGTTTGCCAAGTACCACCTGTACAACCATGTTAAGAAGACCCACTTTAACCAGGTACAGCTGAAATGGCCGGCTAAGGCTAAGGTGGGCACCAAGGTGACGGTCAATCAGAAGGCCACCAAGCCCAAGTATCAGACGACTTGGTACCGAATTCAATTTAAAGGTGATTCGACCAACTACTGGGTTGACGCTAAGGCGTTAAGCTAA
- a CDS encoding glucosamine-6-phosphate deaminase, translating into MHVQVVRDQTAGGLAGFKVFQDALEHGAQVLGLATGSTPVTIYDELTASELDFSHLTSINLDEYVGLPATHPQSYHYFMQEHLFNAKPFAHSFVPDGMNPNAEDETQLYEALIKANPIDLQLLGLGQNGHIGFNEPGTAPDSITHKVALTASTIAANARFFENQDEVPRYAYSMGIGTILKAKQILIVAYGAAKADAVAAMLQGPVTPDVPASYLQTHPNVHVILDQAAASKLN; encoded by the coding sequence ATCCACGTTCAAGTTGTTCGTGATCAAACGGCCGGGGGATTAGCCGGATTCAAAGTCTTTCAGGATGCGCTAGAGCATGGCGCGCAAGTACTCGGCCTGGCCACGGGGAGTACGCCCGTCACGATTTACGACGAGTTGACTGCGAGCGAGCTGGACTTTAGCCACCTCACGTCGATTAACTTGGATGAATACGTGGGGTTACCGGCGACCCATCCGCAAAGTTACCATTACTTCATGCAAGAACACCTCTTCAACGCGAAGCCGTTCGCCCACTCCTTTGTACCGGATGGGATGAACCCCAATGCCGAAGACGAGACCCAACTCTACGAAGCCTTGATCAAGGCCAACCCAATCGACTTACAGCTTTTGGGCTTAGGGCAAAACGGGCACATCGGGTTTAACGAACCCGGCACAGCGCCAGATTCTATCACCCACAAGGTCGCATTGACGGCTTCCACGATTGCGGCCAACGCCCGGTTCTTTGAGAACCAGGACGAAGTACCCCGTTACGCCTACTCGATGGGGATTGGGACCATCTTAAAGGCCAAGCAGATTTTGATCGTTGCTTATGGTGCCGCCAAGGCGGATGCTGTGGCGGCGATGCTCCAAGGCCCCGTAACGCCTGACGTGCCGGCCAGCTACCTGCAAACGCACCCCAACGTCCACGTGATTTTGGATCAAGCCGCAGCTAGCAAGTTGAACTAA
- the glmS gene encoding glutamine--fructose-6-phosphate transaminase (isomerizing), which yields MCGIVGVTGNDNAVKILVEGLQKLEYRGYDSAGIYVNDQKGNDYLVKTKGRISQLREKITPDVHGSTGIGHTRWATHGVVSVDNAHPHFSNDDRFYLVHNGVIDNFQEIKAQYLSDVPFKSQTDTEVVVQLIDKFAVEDHLDAKAAFLKALGLLEGSYAFLLMDREQPDTLFVAKNKSPLLIGVADGFNVVCSDAMAMLRETHDFLEIMDGEVVTVTPDTVHIQDAAGKTVERKPYHVDMNADETDKGTYPFYMLKEVDEQPNVMRKLAQTYLSEHGEPQIDDKLIKAMQAADRLYIVGAGTSYHAGLIGKRLFERLAHIPTEVHVSSELAYEQPMLSDKPFFIFLTQSGETADSREVLVNVNDAGYPSLTITNVQNSTLSREASYTLLLHAGPEIAVASTKAYTAQIALEAILAKALGEVNGQIIAQNFNVRQQLGLVATGMQAIVDEKATIEALANDYLMKSPKAFYIGRGIDHAVSLEAALKLKEISYVQAEGFASGELKHGTIALIEDGTPVIGFITQAKTAGLTRSNLQETMARGANTMTIARQGLAIEGDNLVLPDVDEMLMPLLSVVPAQLLAYYTSLNKGLDVDKPRNLAKSVTVE from the coding sequence ATGTGTGGAATTGTTGGGGTTACGGGAAACGATAATGCCGTTAAAATCTTAGTGGAAGGTCTCCAAAAGTTGGAGTACCGGGGCTATGACTCTGCTGGAATCTACGTGAACGATCAGAAGGGCAACGACTACTTGGTCAAGACCAAGGGCCGGATCTCGCAATTACGCGAAAAGATCACGCCGGACGTTCACGGATCCACGGGGATCGGCCATACGCGGTGGGCGACGCACGGTGTGGTGAGTGTGGACAATGCACACCCGCACTTTTCGAACGACGACCGCTTCTACTTGGTGCACAACGGTGTAATCGATAACTTCCAAGAAATCAAAGCGCAATACTTAAGCGACGTACCTTTTAAGAGCCAAACGGATACCGAAGTCGTGGTTCAATTGATTGACAAGTTCGCCGTAGAAGACCACTTGGACGCCAAGGCGGCCTTCTTAAAGGCGTTGGGCCTGTTGGAAGGCTCATACGCTTTCTTACTGATGGACCGGGAACAACCCGACACGCTGTTCGTAGCCAAGAACAAGAGTCCTTTACTGATCGGGGTCGCTGACGGTTTTAACGTGGTCTGCTCCGATGCCATGGCGATGTTACGGGAAACCCATGACTTCTTAGAAATCATGGACGGTGAAGTGGTGACGGTCACGCCAGACACGGTGCACATCCAGGATGCGGCCGGCAAGACCGTTGAACGGAAGCCATACCACGTCGACATGAATGCTGACGAGACGGACAAGGGAACCTATCCTTTCTACATGCTGAAGGAAGTTGACGAACAACCTAACGTGATGCGGAAGTTGGCCCAGACTTACCTGTCCGAACACGGTGAACCACAAATCGACGACAAGCTGATCAAGGCCATGCAGGCGGCTGACCGGTTGTACATTGTGGGTGCCGGGACCAGTTACCACGCCGGCTTGATTGGGAAGCGGCTCTTTGAACGCTTAGCCCACATCCCAACGGAAGTACACGTTTCTTCCGAACTCGCTTACGAACAACCTATGCTGTCCGATAAGCCATTCTTCATCTTCTTGACGCAGTCCGGGGAAACTGCGGATAGTCGAGAAGTGCTGGTCAACGTTAACGACGCGGGTTACCCAAGTCTGACGATTACCAACGTCCAGAACTCAACGTTGTCCCGGGAAGCGAGCTACACGCTGCTGTTGCACGCCGGCCCAGAAATCGCCGTGGCTTCGACCAAGGCTTACACGGCGCAGATTGCGCTGGAAGCCATCCTGGCTAAGGCGTTAGGTGAAGTTAACGGCCAAATCATTGCCCAGAACTTCAACGTTCGGCAACAGTTGGGCTTAGTCGCAACGGGAATGCAGGCGATCGTGGACGAAAAGGCCACGATTGAAGCGTTGGCGAACGACTACCTGATGAAGTCACCGAAGGCCTTCTACATTGGCCGGGGAATCGACCACGCGGTTTCGTTGGAAGCGGCGTTGAAGCTCAAGGAAATCTCCTACGTCCAAGCTGAAGGGTTCGCTTCTGGTGAACTGAAGCACGGAACGATTGCCTTGATTGAGGACGGTACACCAGTGATCGGGTTCATCACGCAAGCCAAGACGGCTGGCCTGACGCGGAGCAACTTGCAAGAGACCATGGCGCGGGGTGCGAACACCATGACCATCGCCCGGCAGGGGTTAGCCATCGAAGGTGACAACCTAGTACTGCCTGACGTTGACGAGATGTTGATGCCACTCTTGAGTGTGGTGCCTGCTCAGTTACTGGCTTACTACACCAGCTTGAACAAGGGCTTGGACGTGGATAAGCCCCGGAACTTGGCCAAGAGTGTTACGGTTGAATAA
- the glmM gene encoding phosphoglucosamine mutase, whose protein sequence is MKYFGTDGVRGVANQDLTPELAFKVGRFGGYVLTQHADSENKHPQVLVARDTRISGQLLENALVAGLLSVGIEVLRLGVITTPAVAYLVRTQGAAAGVMITASHNPSEYNGIKYFGNDGFKLSDQMEEEIEALLDAPQDDLPRPSTDGLGVVEDYSEGSQKYIQFLEQTISDELSGLHIAVDSANGATSGLVSRLYADFDLDFDTMATSPNGVNINDQVGSTHPENLQKFVVEKGAQIGLAFDGDGDRCIAVDEQGNLVDGDKIMYICGKYMAEHGRLKKDTIVTTVMSNLGMYKAMEAHGLKSVKTKVGDRYVVEEMLKSGYNLGGEQSGHVVFLDFNTTGDGLLTSLQLLHVLKATGKKLSELAADVTTYPQKLVNVKVADKQAALNNPQVQAMIATVEKEMNGDGRILVRPSGTEPLLRVMAEAPTEEAVATYVERIADVVRAEVGID, encoded by the coding sequence ATGAAATATTTTGGAACTGATGGTGTCCGGGGAGTCGCAAACCAAGATTTGACGCCCGAGTTAGCGTTTAAAGTCGGCCGGTTTGGCGGTTACGTCTTGACCCAGCACGCCGATAGCGAAAATAAGCATCCCCAGGTCTTAGTAGCCCGGGACACGCGAATCTCCGGTCAATTGCTGGAGAACGCCTTGGTAGCGGGTTTACTGTCCGTAGGGATCGAAGTTCTGCGGTTAGGCGTGATTACCACGCCAGCCGTTGCGTACTTGGTTCGGACGCAGGGGGCAGCAGCTGGGGTCATGATCACGGCCTCCCACAACCCCTCCGAATACAACGGAATCAAGTACTTCGGTAACGATGGCTTCAAGCTGTCCGACCAGATGGAAGAAGAGATCGAAGCCTTATTGGATGCGCCACAAGACGACCTCCCACGGCCTTCTACGGATGGTTTAGGCGTTGTGGAGGACTACTCCGAAGGCAGCCAAAAGTACATCCAGTTCTTGGAACAAACCATTTCCGATGAGCTGAGTGGCCTGCACATCGCTGTCGATTCCGCAAATGGAGCCACCAGCGGATTGGTCTCCCGGTTATACGCGGACTTCGACCTGGACTTCGATACCATGGCGACGTCCCCTAATGGCGTCAACATCAACGACCAAGTCGGCTCAACGCACCCCGAGAACTTACAGAAGTTCGTGGTCGAAAAGGGTGCCCAAATCGGGCTGGCCTTCGACGGTGACGGTGACCGGTGTATTGCGGTCGACGAACAAGGAAACTTGGTCGACGGGGATAAGATCATGTACATCTGTGGGAAGTACATGGCGGAGCACGGCCGGTTGAAGAAGGACACCATCGTCACCACGGTGATGAGTAATCTGGGGATGTATAAGGCCATGGAAGCCCATGGCTTGAAGTCCGTGAAGACCAAGGTCGGAGACCGGTACGTGGTCGAAGAAATGCTGAAGTCCGGGTATAACTTGGGGGGCGAGCAGTCCGGCCATGTGGTCTTCTTAGACTTCAACACCACGGGTGATGGTCTATTGACCAGCCTGCAGCTGTTGCATGTCCTGAAGGCAACGGGCAAGAAGCTGTCCGAGCTGGCAGCGGATGTGACGACTTATCCTCAGAAGTTAGTCAACGTGAAGGTGGCCGATAAGCAAGCGGCATTGAACAACCCGCAAGTTCAGGCCATGATCGCCACGGTTGAAAAAGAAATGAACGGTGATGGTCGCATCTTAGTTCGGCCTTCCGGGACGGAACCCCTATTACGGGTGATGGCGGAAGCCCCAACCGAAGAGGCCGTTGCGACCTACGTAGAACGTATCGCGGATGTAGTTCGGGCCGAAGTCGGTATCGACTAA
- a CDS encoding YbbR-like domain-containing protein gives MRNEHYTTWVYRILALILAVLLFLYVNSTQSSSGQQATNSGKTSLTATKTVTVSVPLQLNVNSNKYFVTGYPERVKVTLKGPLALVTTTANTQNFKVYASLSDLGTGKHRVTLHQEGLNREIQSTISPEKITVDIEPRRTVSFPVKVRFNQQNIAAGYTAGKPTTDVTSVKATGAANEIARVSQVIAQLSVPQNTKKTLNSQAVIEALDKSGKTVNVILTPSTTTVNLPITSKGASKKVDVKLNAKNGASGKTYKLSSSTTSVKAFGSSAQLKALDNCQVDVDVSDVKRQATKTVTLDTNDNDVTAFDPATIKVTVKASQK, from the coding sequence ATGAGGAATGAGCACTATACCACCTGGGTCTACCGGATTCTCGCGCTGATTTTGGCTGTCCTGCTGTTCTTATACGTGAACAGTACCCAGTCGTCCAGTGGCCAACAGGCGACGAACTCGGGGAAGACCTCGTTGACGGCGACCAAGACGGTCACGGTCTCGGTGCCGTTACAGTTAAACGTGAATAGTAATAAGTACTTTGTGACCGGCTACCCGGAACGGGTCAAGGTGACGTTGAAGGGCCCGTTGGCGTTAGTTACGACGACGGCCAATACCCAGAATTTTAAAGTCTATGCCAGCCTGAGCGACTTAGGAACGGGGAAGCATCGGGTGACCCTGCATCAGGAGGGGCTCAATCGCGAGATTCAATCCACGATTAGTCCGGAAAAGATCACGGTGGATATTGAACCCCGCCGGACGGTCTCGTTCCCCGTCAAAGTGCGCTTTAACCAGCAAAACATTGCGGCGGGCTACACGGCTGGAAAACCTACCACGGATGTGACCAGCGTGAAGGCGACCGGGGCGGCCAACGAAATCGCACGGGTCAGCCAAGTCATTGCCCAGTTGTCGGTCCCACAGAATACCAAGAAGACGCTGAATAGTCAGGCGGTAATCGAGGCGCTGGACAAGAGTGGGAAGACGGTCAACGTGATTTTGACGCCGTCGACCACGACGGTGAACTTGCCGATTACGTCCAAGGGTGCCAGCAAGAAAGTTGATGTGAAGCTAAACGCCAAGAACGGCGCGTCCGGAAAGACGTATAAACTAAGTAGCAGCACGACTTCCGTGAAGGCCTTTGGCAGTTCGGCGCAATTAAAGGCGTTGGATAATTGCCAAGTCGATGTGGATGTGAGTGATGTGAAGCGCCAGGCGACTAAGACCGTGACCTTAGATACCAACGATAATGATGTGACGGCGTTTGATCCCGCCACCATTAAAGTCACGGTCAAGGCCAGTCAGAAATAG
- the cdaA gene encoding diadenylate cyclase CdaA, giving the protein MNLNWENLLTLGNLVNILDILVVWFVIYELIVMLRGTKAIQLFRGVILILVVKVLSSYFGLNTVAWLMDQVINWGVIAVIIIFQPEIRRGLEHLGRGSLFVRMRHENEAANKMIAGLDKAIQYMSKRRIGALMTIQQDTGLEDYIETGITLDAELTGELLINIFIPNTPLHDGAVIIRNNRIAVAAAYLPLSESNLIPKELGTRHRAAVGISEVTDALTIVISEETGEVSITKNNELLRGLTQEDYLKFLRHELVNEEAATNHNILETALDWIDQRIHRGRR; this is encoded by the coding sequence ATGAACCTAAATTGGGAAAATCTCCTAACGTTAGGAAATTTGGTCAACATTCTGGACATCCTCGTGGTCTGGTTCGTGATTTACGAACTGATTGTGATGTTGCGGGGGACCAAAGCCATCCAACTCTTCCGGGGTGTCATTTTGATCCTGGTGGTCAAGGTTCTGAGTAGTTACTTTGGCTTGAATACGGTGGCTTGGTTGATGGACCAAGTGATTAATTGGGGTGTCATTGCGGTCATCATCATTTTCCAGCCCGAAATTCGTCGGGGCCTGGAACATTTAGGCCGGGGCTCGTTATTCGTGCGTATGCGGCATGAAAATGAGGCCGCTAACAAGATGATTGCTGGTCTGGATAAAGCCATCCAGTACATGTCCAAACGCCGGATTGGGGCGTTAATGACCATTCAGCAGGACACGGGACTGGAAGACTACATCGAGACGGGCATCACGTTGGACGCCGAGTTGACGGGTGAATTACTGATCAATATTTTCATCCCCAACACACCCTTGCACGACGGTGCGGTCATCATTCGCAACAACCGTATTGCCGTGGCTGCGGCGTACCTGCCGTTGTCCGAAAGCAACTTGATTCCCAAGGAATTGGGAACCCGTCACCGGGCAGCCGTGGGGATCTCGGAAGTGACCGATGCGTTGACCATCGTGATCTCCGAAGAGACCGGTGAAGTATCCATCACCAAGAACAATGAACTGTTACGGGGATTGACGCAGGAAGATTACCTGAAGTTCTTGCGGCACGAATTAGTGAACGAAGAGGCTGCGACGAACCATAACATTTTAGAGACCGCGTTGGATTGGATCGATCAACGCATTCATAGGGGGCGCAGGTAA
- a CDS encoding DUF1361 domain-containing protein produces the protein MNSRERTVMVMNQRARWEIRGVFALWLGFLFFRVHDPFSFLLLNTFLGYLPIELSFHLGAHRPKAVWFFWPLVIIWLLFYPNAPYLLTDLFHLSLLNPYAASGLLRVTPHIWIYFTYMMLSALGCAFLGFWSLNYVSESIAQRIARGNGLVRLLVVLTLTVLSSIGVYIGRFLRIHTIYLFLNPEQFIQPLLTMWTYHLWIFVLLMTVLQLFCYWILHLIMTARNTTND, from the coding sequence ATGAACTCACGGGAAAGGACGGTGATGGTCATGAATCAGCGCGCACGATGGGAAATTCGGGGGGTCTTTGCCCTGTGGTTGGGCTTCCTGTTCTTCCGCGTCCACGACCCGTTCTCCTTCCTGCTGCTGAATACCTTTCTGGGGTACCTCCCCATTGAGCTGAGCTTCCACCTGGGGGCCCACCGCCCCAAAGCGGTCTGGTTCTTCTGGCCCCTGGTCATCATCTGGCTGCTGTTCTATCCGAACGCCCCCTACCTGCTGACCGACTTGTTCCACTTATCGCTGCTGAACCCTTACGCCGCTAGCGGCCTGCTCCGGGTCACACCGCATATCTGGATCTACTTCACCTACATGATGCTCAGTGCCCTAGGATGCGCCTTTTTAGGCTTCTGGAGCCTGAATTACGTCAGCGAAAGCATCGCTCAGCGCATCGCCCGAGGTAACGGTCTGGTTCGCTTACTGGTGGTTCTGACGTTGACCGTACTATCGTCTATCGGTGTCTACATCGGTCGCTTCTTACGGATTCACACCATCTACTTATTCCTGAATCCGGAGCAATTCATTCAGCCATTATTGACCATGTGGACCTACCACCTCTGGATCTTTGTTCTCCTGATGACGGTCCTCCAGCTCTTCTGTTACTGGATCTTGCACCTAATCATGACTGCGCGCAATACCACCAACGACTAA